A genomic region of Serratia fonticola contains the following coding sequences:
- a CDS encoding tetratricopeptide repeat protein, whose amino-acid sequence MKKCTGMIISLILCAHAQAESFNPNTRYPAVSLLNITAPACTTYTPLPANSVPSAENAYQIANKIWGEKEVGLYTHMYQLGEQAAKAGHLQAMYLMAILYTRKKQNIGFYDYAEFKPEEALNYLNILMQKGYSDAFYLMAQIRNTSVIKTPTPASFFLNRAMELGSPDAWMSVAQYHIERRDTPKAKPFIQCAAQNGSGRALNMLALAKNLSANTPADWEQAFSYLWRSAKKGYRTSFEEFGRFNQDYQKQQGRPYLTQEFLRRVQRLQEGLQVGTYHEDPYRRAQGKNPQKKGNPRLEYPALEKVLPLPSVPLPAWNGDMTVVMSTQDARYYREDYTLTRLNDLLGRRNDAPGGKVIIFHCINNKECQPYR is encoded by the coding sequence ATGAAAAAATGTACAGGGATGATTATCAGCTTGATATTATGCGCTCATGCTCAGGCTGAAAGCTTTAACCCCAATACCCGCTACCCGGCGGTTTCTCTGCTGAATATAACGGCCCCCGCCTGTACAACCTATACCCCATTGCCAGCTAATTCGGTTCCCAGTGCCGAAAATGCCTATCAGATTGCCAACAAAATATGGGGAGAAAAAGAGGTTGGTTTGTACACGCATATGTACCAGTTAGGTGAGCAAGCTGCCAAGGCAGGACACCTGCAGGCGATGTACCTGATGGCTATTCTGTATACACGAAAGAAACAAAATATTGGCTTCTATGATTACGCAGAGTTCAAACCAGAAGAAGCCCTCAACTATTTGAATATCCTGATGCAGAAAGGATATTCGGATGCATTTTACCTCATGGCCCAAATACGCAATACCAGCGTCATTAAAACGCCTACCCCTGCCTCGTTCTTTCTGAATAGAGCGATGGAGTTGGGGAGCCCCGATGCCTGGATGTCAGTTGCGCAATACCATATAGAACGCCGAGATACACCGAAAGCCAAACCTTTTATACAATGTGCGGCTCAGAATGGTTCCGGGCGAGCGTTAAACATGCTGGCCCTGGCGAAAAATTTGAGTGCAAACACCCCGGCAGATTGGGAGCAGGCATTCAGTTATCTTTGGCGTTCGGCAAAAAAAGGCTACCGCACTTCATTTGAAGAATTTGGCCGATTCAACCAGGATTACCAAAAACAACAAGGGCGCCCTTATCTCACCCAAGAGTTTTTACGACGTGTTCAGCGGCTCCAGGAGGGGTTACAGGTAGGGACATATCATGAAGATCCCTACAGACGAGCTCAAGGGAAGAACCCACAGAAGAAAGGCAACCCCAGGCTCGAATATCCTGCTCTGGAGAAAGTGCTACCATTACCCTCGGTGCCACTGCCAGCCTGGAATGGTGATATGACCGTCGTGATGTCTACTCAGGATGCACGTTATTACCGGGAAGATTATACCCTAACACGATTGAATGATTTGTTAGGGCGTAGAAATGATGCACCAGGTGGTAAGGTCATCATTTTTCATTGTATTAATAACAAAGAATGCCAACCCTATCGTTGA
- a CDS encoding TetR/AcrR family transcriptional regulator: MPEKSSKDRILDASEKLFNTYGFHAVGIDKIQDISGVSKVTMYKHFGSKKDLILAVLTRRDERFQRSLSRRASEQSSLEGKIGALIDWHLEWFKSPDFNGCMFASADKEFGKTDYGIKAITKSHKSRIYDLVKSIFDGEGVENSALQASILFLLLEGAITEAAVTGCIEHFENSRQCVLNFLSRGLTTDCDRQGMMP, from the coding sequence ATGCCAGAGAAAAGTTCTAAAGACAGGATCCTTGATGCTTCAGAGAAACTGTTCAACACATACGGTTTTCATGCGGTAGGGATAGATAAAATTCAAGATATTTCGGGGGTTTCCAAAGTTACCATGTACAAGCATTTCGGTAGCAAAAAGGACCTTATCCTGGCCGTGCTAACGAGAAGAGACGAGAGGTTCCAACGATCGCTTTCGCGGCGTGCCTCTGAGCAATCTTCGTTGGAAGGGAAGATCGGTGCGCTCATAGACTGGCATCTTGAATGGTTCAAGTCCCCCGACTTCAATGGGTGCATGTTCGCCTCGGCTGATAAGGAGTTCGGAAAAACGGACTACGGGATCAAAGCCATTACCAAGTCCCATAAATCTCGGATATACGATTTGGTGAAAAGTATCTTCGATGGGGAGGGCGTCGAGAATTCTGCACTTCAGGCGAGTATTCTTTTCCTACTTTTGGAAGGTGCAATCACTGAGGCCGCCGTTACGGGCTGTATAGAACATTTTGAGAACAGCCGGCAATGCGTGCTGAATTTTCTCTCTAGGGGGCTCACAACCGACTGCGACAGACAGGGAATGATGCCCTAA
- a CDS encoding HPP family protein has protein sequence MRRLSGGGKLPPPAGIYEVLRGFVGGTLGIFAVASLGIWSGTPWIIAPFGATCVLLFALPGSPLAQPRSVVLGHLVSALSGLIFINLFGDSTMIMALSVGCAIAAMQVLRVTHAPAGANPLVIFMSGVYNWDFLIAPVLIGAVTLVVVALILNNLRSGDKYPAYWIGSCPTKSAVMEQQKVQGG, from the coding sequence ATGAGAAGGTTATCTGGGGGCGGTAAACTACCCCCCCCTGCGGGAATATACGAAGTGCTCAGAGGATTTGTCGGTGGTACCTTGGGGATATTTGCCGTCGCGTCTCTGGGAATATGGAGTGGTACCCCGTGGATAATAGCGCCCTTCGGCGCGACCTGTGTCCTGCTTTTCGCCCTGCCGGGGTCTCCGCTGGCGCAGCCGAGGAGTGTCGTGTTGGGTCACCTCGTTTCGGCGTTATCTGGGCTGATTTTCATCAACTTGTTTGGTGACTCAACCATGATCATGGCGCTATCTGTTGGTTGCGCCATTGCCGCGATGCAGGTGTTGAGGGTGACGCATGCACCAGCCGGTGCCAACCCTCTGGTAATATTCATGTCCGGAGTTTACAACTGGGATTTTTTGATAGCGCCGGTGCTGATTGGCGCCGTAACCCTGGTTGTCGTGGCCCTCATTTTGAACAACCTCCGGAGTGGTGACAAGTATCCCGCGTACTGGATTGGCTCATGCCCGACAAAGTCAGCGGTGATGGAACAGCAAAAAGTACAGGGAGGTTAA
- a CDS encoding nuclear transport factor 2 family protein: MALNFVAAINSHESDNIIALMTDDHVFIDAYGNRENKEAMSKGWTAYFSWFPDYLLIVSALLLWKRQHGTLSPEDATLKSAQAK; this comes from the coding sequence ATCGCCCTTAATTTTGTCGCCGCAATTAACTCACATGAGAGTGATAACATCATTGCACTTATGACTGATGACCATGTTTTTATTGACGCTTATGGCAACAGAGAAAATAAAGAAGCAATGTCAAAAGGTTGGACCGCTTATTTTTCCTGGTTTCCCGACTACTTATTGATAGTAAGTGCGTTGTTACTCTGGAAGCGCCAGCATGGAACCCTTTCACCTGAAGACGCCACCCTGAAATCTGCTCAGGCAAAGTGA
- a CDS encoding VOC family protein gives MKIDFGLSVKNSVEAVELYQKAFGVELGYHVKNPDGSYFHSELSKDGQGFCVVEAQGEVAMEHTVTLGVTLADESEVQRAYKLLAEGGTIKESIGPLPWSPCAATVIDRFGVLWYITAPQHRPPDDYDPNMPWDPSMYKKSE, from the coding sequence ATGAAAATAGACTTTGGGCTATCTGTAAAAAATAGCGTGGAAGCGGTGGAGCTGTATCAAAAAGCGTTTGGGGTTGAGCTTGGTTATCATGTGAAAAACCCGGATGGAAGCTATTTTCACTCAGAACTGTCAAAAGACGGACAAGGATTCTGTGTCGTTGAAGCGCAGGGTGAAGTCGCTATGGAACATACGGTAACGTTGGGTGTTACATTGGCAGATGAATCGGAGGTGCAAAGGGCATACAAGCTTTTAGCCGAGGGAGGAACAATCAAAGAATCGATTGGGCCATTACCATGGAGTCCATGCGCTGCCACTGTAATCGATAGATTTGGTGTTTTGTGGTATATCACCGCCCCACAGCATCGTCCGCCCGATGATTACGACCCGAACATGCCTTGGGACCCAAGCATGTATAAAAAGTCTGAATAG
- a CDS encoding GyrI-like domain-containing protein: MARFSEFALLSIPAQAAIFIRRHCASPAEFPEFIGGSFQALSEYLAEAGELMTDFPYVAYQPESGGFMVEAGFTVPRVLSAKGDITSGFVLGCKAVMCMYLGSYEGMEPVYGEMAAWSDAAGLRQTGKIYEYYYNGPDTPPEGFLIRILMPVE; the protein is encoded by the coding sequence ATGGCCAGATTTTCCGAGTTCGCGCTTCTATCCATTCCGGCACAGGCCGCCATTTTTATACGCCGTCACTGTGCTAGCCCAGCCGAGTTTCCTGAATTTATCGGCGGTTCCTTCCAGGCGCTCAGTGAGTATCTTGCTGAGGCCGGTGAGCTGATGACGGATTTTCCCTATGTGGCGTACCAGCCTGAAAGCGGTGGCTTCATGGTGGAAGCCGGTTTCACGGTGCCCCGTGTTCTTTCCGCAAAGGGCGATATCACGTCGGGTTTCGTCTTAGGGTGCAAGGCTGTCATGTGCATGTACCTAGGTTCGTATGAAGGCATGGAGCCGGTGTACGGAGAAATGGCTGCTTGGTCTGACGCCGCCGGGCTGCGCCAGACCGGGAAGATATACGAATATTATTACAATGGCCCAGATACGCCGCCAGAGGGCTTTTTGATCAGAATCCTCATGCCTGTGGAGTGA
- a CDS encoding AlpA family transcriptional regulator, producing the protein MKAAIGRQQLLAKVPLSWYTINALEKAGNFPKRFAITEGRVAWNGDEVEMWLDARQAAGTGTQPVNMPDVRLRKTRPVAQGIAIQPVVRGDPGFAQ; encoded by the coding sequence ATGAAAGCAGCAATTGGGAGACAACAGCTCTTGGCAAAGGTGCCATTGAGTTGGTACACCATCAACGCACTGGAGAAGGCTGGGAATTTCCCTAAACGGTTCGCCATCACCGAAGGGCGTGTCGCTTGGAATGGGGATGAGGTCGAGATGTGGCTTGATGCCCGCCAAGCGGCAGGCACAGGGACGCAACCAGTAAACATGCCAGATGTGAGGCTACGTAAGACGCGCCCGGTAGCTCAAGGGATTGCAATACAACCCGTGGTAAGAGGCGATCCCGGCTTTGCTCAGTGA
- a CDS encoding AlpA family transcriptional regulator — protein MKAAINKKRLKQIVPLSDSTISRLEKQGKFPARFNLAGGVAWNLEEIEAWLDLQQKEGTGKEPNRKPDVRLRKARPVPL, from the coding sequence ATGAAAGCAGCAATTAATAAAAAAAGGCTCAAGCAAATAGTGCCTCTGTCTGATTCCACAATTAGCCGACTGGAGAAACAAGGTAAGTTCCCGGCCCGGTTCAACCTTGCAGGCGGTGTTGCCTGGAATCTTGAAGAGATTGAGGCGTGGCTCGATCTGCAACAAAAAGAGGGGACCGGTAAAGAACCGAACAGAAAGCCTGACGTTAGGCTGCGTAAGGCAAGGCCTGTGCCTTTATAG
- a CDS encoding Panacea domain-containing protein has translation MFSESKTAQMAGYLLLKRGGRMAYIKLMKLLYLSDREYMLTYGDSMTGDRAVSMDNGPVLSKTYDLLKSGSPEEESPWGEWIAGERNFEVSIKKQVRGLNDEDAFDELSKADIRILDKVFAEFGKYKRFDLCEHTHKMCPEWQDPHGSSVPINPKAIFMAGGKTEEEAEMLIERMRERGFIQQFSAQLS, from the coding sequence ATGTTCAGCGAAAGCAAAACAGCTCAAATGGCTGGTTACCTGTTGCTTAAACGTGGCGGGCGCATGGCATACATCAAGCTCATGAAATTGTTATACCTTTCCGATCGCGAGTACATGCTAACATACGGTGACTCAATGACTGGAGACCGTGCTGTATCAATGGATAATGGTCCAGTACTTTCCAAAACCTATGACTTGTTAAAGTCAGGCAGCCCAGAAGAAGAATCTCCTTGGGGTGAATGGATTGCAGGCGAAAGGAATTTCGAGGTATCAATCAAGAAACAAGTGCGTGGTCTCAATGATGAAGACGCATTTGATGAGCTTAGCAAGGCCGACATCAGGATACTGGATAAAGTGTTCGCTGAGTTTGGTAAGTACAAACGCTTCGATTTGTGCGAGCATACTCACAAGATGTGCCCTGAATGGCAAGATCCGCATGGTTCTTCAGTTCCAATTAACCCCAAAGCCATTTTTATGGCAGGAGGAAAAACGGAAGAAGAAGCTGAAATGCTGATTGAGCGGATGCGTGAGCGCGGATTTATTCAACAATTTAGCGCTCAACTGTCATGA